The window CTCAACTCTCTCGGATGTTTTGATTGGTTACTAGAATTAGTTTACAAACCATTCAACAATAGGAGGCATCTTACACTTTGAACAAATCATATCATCAAATATCTCTTGCAACATATAAATTTGGAAGTGATTTGAACATACAAGCTCTATTCCTATGCCAGTTGAGACTGCTTGGCTGAGTAAGCATCTTATCAAATCACTCAAGTATTGTTGTACTATGCAGAGGTTGAGGCTCTATGTTAGTGCAGCGTCTGTAACTCGCTGCATGCTCTATATTTCTTAAATGCCCTTCCATACAATCGCATTCTTTTCTTAGGATGTTAAGTACAACATCGTGTACATACATTAAATGCAGtatgtactatgtacagtacataaatgtacatacacatacagtacatacGGTATATAccgtacatgtacatacacgtATGGTACATACAAACAGTACACACAGTATAGACATTCagtgtacactgtatatatagtacatacattcagtatatgctgtatatacagtatataaatgtacatgcaTGGGCTTTCAGGATAGATTTTTATATCGAGCCAgttttctatattattttacttttactcTGATTTGTTTCTCATCTGATAACGCCCTAGCTAATTACTCCAATTTCCTGTACAGTAACAATTAGACTTGCTATATTAGTTACTGTGTAGGCTATGTACAGTAACAATTAGACTTGCTATATTAGTTACTGTGTAGGCTATGTACAGTAACAATTAGACTTGCTATATTAATTACTGTGTAGGCTATGTACAGTAACAATTAGACTTGCTATATTAGTTACTGTGTAGGCTATGTACAGTAACAATTAGACTTGCTATATTAGTCACTGTGTAGGCTATGTACAGTAACAATTAGACTTGCTATATTAGTTACTGTGTAGGCTATGTACAGTAACAATTAGACTTGCTATATTAGTTACTGTGTAGCTATTATTATTAGCTATGCAAAATATTAAGACATAAAATTGCTATAATTCTTAATTTTTTTGATAGGACTTTATTAAATCAACCTTTATAATTGCCATCTCAGGTCTTAAGGTAGGGCCACAtgtatcgtgtaatttcaactaatctgggaaattccattcgtacgaaatttctgacctgccacacggagtttccccccacacattcgtacgaaactaactttcaactagccaatcagaacgcggtgataaattgaagccgattccgtttcaatcatttgcttcagtacaaacgTGGATGACAATCAAAGGAGAAGAATTGCTTTGCTGCTGCTAAAGAAAGAAtatcaaccgaccaatcaaacaacgattcgtaggaatttctgacgtttcgtccaattcaggattcgttcatcatgcgcaaccaacgatggatgAATTCGTCCAAATATCAATTCGtccgaatcgtttcgtccaaattttgctgatttcatgagaattttgtctcgtgtgacCCTACCTTTACTCTGTAAAGTCGTGACTGTAAAAATCATGCCAGGTTTTTACGCTTATGTCATCAAAAATGGCggaaaaatcataaaaatgtaCTTCTGTAGTTTTTAGTGTTTAGTCTTATCATGTATAAAAGCATTTTGTTATCTAAAAATTTTTAATCGCTAATTTTGCTGCCATGACGATGCGACAACTTTGTGACAACGCTTTGGTAATATTTTTATGGTGTAATTTCTTCTATGAGCAATATTGTCTTGAAAAAGGTCAACTCTTAAAATTTCTCGTAACAATGCTGTTTTTGCTAGCGTGGTGTCAGACaatttgcaacattttattgATCTTCTAATGAATCGACCTTTTCTCTATGAAATTCCAATACGGTTTTTCTATTTGTCTCACCTTATTTACTGTCTTGTTTTACTGAAGGAAGCTCACTCTTAGAACTGCAATTGACAAGGCTTATTTTTCTTCTCTGTGAGCTTTGCTTTCAGCCAATTAGGAACTGACATTACATGCAACATTTGCAACACGCAAACATGAAATGTTTTGGTACTGTAAATATAGCTGGAGTAATAGCAACATTTATTAATGCGAGTTCTGATCTTGTAAAATGCAGTCTTTTTTCCTGACCTCCAGTCATGGTTtggacagacatacagacagacctacagacagacatacaaagctcttactatagtaaagatggTTGCTATGAAGTCTTTAACTTATAGATTAGAATAAGCTTCTCCGACGTCTCTTGCTTATCATACCAGTGACTATCTTGCACTCTCATCGGCTAAATTTGTTAGAACAAATTGTGTTAGACATAGTAAAATGATTCGTGACCAGCGTGTTTTCCTTCATACAAGAGTTATGTTGTCAAGCCAGAGGTTTTACACGTTTCTTAAGTAAATAGAGGCTCTCTGGAACATCACATCAGTATTGTGTAGTGTTAATACATAAGCATTGTCGGAGATCAAACGCGTGTGCTCTTTTTCTCAGGGGTAGTTAATTTAAATGTTTTGCTGATAAACTTGTTTGCATCTTCATATTTTTGATTATAGCCAGTGGCAAAACATTATAATTGGAGGTAGAAAATTTAAACTATGATGGCATGTGTTCATTTTGATCTAATGGTTGTCATGGCATAAAGTTAAATATCTCCGATCTGTTGAATTAAGCGCACAACATTCTACTTAAGAGATGAACTCAAGGTTTTACTCAAGCCCATAAATCATGTGTTTATCATATGACATCAGACACATGTCATGACATAGGAGATATATACTCTAGCTTACCATTTTGGCTCAGACTGCAGACAGTTGTGATGAATCGTCAAGGGTCAGATAAACAGTTAACATAGACATAAGTTTAACTCAATGATTTTATACTTTAAAGTTTGTAAACAATTCAAACAACAACTTTACAATCATTGAGCCTCTATGATTTCAATCAATCAATATTTTGTGGCTGGAAAAGGCTACAACCGTCGGAAAGTATAAAATGCCTAAAATGCAGAGACAACTAGGAAGACTTAATGCTGGAATGGATACATTTTTAGCAATCTTTTTTGACAGATGAAGCCttcaatattataaaaagtatagaCTTTGAATATTTTGACAGCTCTGAGAAAAAAACTGCTGGTATTACATATGGAATGCTGACATTATTACCATATcagtttattatagtgtaataTCATTACACTGTAACATAATATCAATTTATTACAATACCGCATCTAAATTATACAGCATAAAGTTCAAATAATCCAAATTTAAAACCTTAACGATGACTACTAGAATTTGTAACTATAAACAGCCTTCATAAAGAGTCCGCTAACAGTAAATCGTCAGCGTCAGCACTATATAAAATGTGTTTAGCAGTATATTTGTTCAAGGGCCTCCGAAGGTTCAGCTCAAGAttcaaatgtaattttttaatttggttCAATAGAATCTTCTCTAGCTGTATCCAAACCAGCATGCAATAATCTTTTCAACAGAAAAATACCTCCAACAAATATTACTTTCCGAGCGTAAAAAGGTCAGGATTATCCTGCTGGCCAGAGAATTGCCAGGTACATACGACAAGACAACTTCAAGTTTTACTCTTTCAAACAGTGCCAGTGTACTCAAACTCAACATACATTTGTCAGGGATAACAAGCCAGGTATGACAATGGCTTACACCGTCATTCACAAGTGTTAGTTTAAGGCATAGGCCTACAAGATGCTGCCAGAAGTTAATAcagttttagttaaaagtttcaGTAAGATCTAGCCATAAGGAAACCAGTTATGAGTATATATCGGTTTTTTAAAATGGTTTGTCAATAGGCTAGTTTAAAACCTACAGCCTTATTATCATCACTTACTGTCGCTACAGATTGTAATAATTAAAACTAGCATGACGAATTATAGGTATCTTTGGCGATTTTTCAAGCTAATTTTCACATAAATCTATAAAGAAAATAGTTGATTGCTACTATTGACAAGTTATTAATATTCATGCCTTTCTGTCCTACACATTTTCAGTGTCATGGGCTGCCCACACactctttattttgattgaTTAACATAGAAAGGGCCAGCCAAGTGTCATGTGATGATGCAAATACCTTCAGGTTCAGACAGTTATTGCCAGCTGTTAGTATTggggcctgaaattcattaggtaGAAATAAAACATATAACTGTCATTGAGcttgtttagttatttattaaaaccagcaaatcaaaataaataatcaTTAATTAATCATTGAATAATAAAACATTCTATTTAAAACTTATCAACTCGAATGTGAATCATGATCTGATGGAAAAAGGTCTTTCAAAAAAGATGTACAAAACAGCTAGTCTTTACAACAGAAGGAAATCTTCTACTTCAAAAGCTGCCTAAATTGACTCAGAGCTGTAAGCCTGCAAACATGTGAATAGAAAGTTAGGCTGAAATTAATGTCTGTGCTTTAATTTGACTCATGGACTGGATTTTCAATGGTTAATCTATGAAAAACTAGCATAGACCAGTAGTAAACTAGCATAGACCAGTAGTAAACTAGCATAGACCAGTAGTAAACTAGCATAGACCAGTAGTAAACTAGCATAGACCAGTAGTAAACTAGCATAGACCAGTAGTAAACTAGCATAGACCAGTAGTAAACTAGCATAGACCAGTACTAAACTATGTTAACATATTCAGCTAGATAGTTTTTAAGGGTACTAGGAATTCGTAGATGCTGACTTTCTAGAGATTTTGTAGGTTGTCGATAAGCTTCTTGGTTCAACCGCACTCTGCATAGATGTTTGAGGCTTGGTGATCTCAGGATCACAGGCTTTGTTAACTGTAAAGATATGTTTCGCTTTCCTTTGTTATCAGAAAATCTATAAATGTCTAGAGTTCTGGTAGCGATAAGCCGCTGTATTAGGTTGACAACACAGCTTTCTTCTatgataaaatctgttattttccTACTACAATCAAGACGAAAAGAGATATTGCCGTGTCGACAAGTGGCGATAATGCGAATACTGACAACGGGTCCACTAGGTGTTCGCACTGAGAGTGTG of the Watersipora subatra chromosome 4, tzWatSuba1.1, whole genome shotgun sequence genome contains:
- the LOC137393563 gene encoding suppressor of cytokine signaling 2-like; the encoded protein is MKMTTVDLSKKPTTSIIPQSILQPLKSYIDDQKYSLINAINDTNEKLQQCGWYYPHMTRDEAKEILYQQPPGAFLLRQSSESLRNYTLSVRTPSGPVVSIRIIATCRHGNISFRLDCSRKITDFIIEESCVVNLIQRLIATRTLDIYRFSDNKGKRNISLQLTKPVILRSPSLKHLCRVRLNQEAYRQPTKSLESQHLRIPSTLKNYLAEYVNIV